From Daucus carota subsp. sativus chromosome 6, DH1 v3.0, whole genome shotgun sequence:
caaagtaaataattattttcggGCTCTGATGTTCAAACACAGATAAGTGCAAATTTGTACATACCTGTAGCCATGTACTCAGGAGCAGCATAACCATAAGTACCTACAATTCCTGTTGTAACATGAGAATTACCATTTATCGGTCCTAATTTAGCCAATCCAAAATCTGATAACTTGGCATTGAAATCCTGCAATATTGCatagtaaattataaatatagacTTAAAAATGAATAATTCAAGAATCCAGGAGGCAGGATAAAGGGATACTGACCCCGTCCAGAAGGATATTGGCTGTTTTAAAATCGCGATAAATGACTTGTTTCTCAGTTGTGTGAAGAAAAGCAAGGCCTCTAGCGGCTCCTATCACTATTTTAAGCCTTGTTTTCCACGAAAGTTGTTCTGCACCATCTGTGTATATAAATATCAGAAACACTGCAGATTCTTGCAGAAGAAATTCATAGTTTTCCACTTGAAGAAGAATAGGATTATATATGAGCTAGCTAGCTAGATATCTGCTTACTCCTGAACAAGTGACTTTCTAAGCTTCCTTTCTGCATGTATTCATACACAAGCAGAAACTCTTTGTCTTCCCAGCAATATCCCAAGAGTTTCACAAGATTGGGATGACTAAACTTTCCCAAGAATTTCACCTCTGCCTGCACATAATCAGATTCACGTACTGATTACAATGCATGCATCATTCACATAGATGAATGCTGCTAATGTTTCCAAGTAGTACAATTCAAGTCGTCAGTGATgattattatatactccctccgttccagcAGGTTGTTTACGTTTACTTACACGTATCCTTagacttctataaaatataatttcaaaatttttatttaattttattaataaaagtttaaacgtcaaacttttatttggagaaaaaattttaaaaaaaatattatgaaactatattttgtaaaaaactcaaaatatgtgttaaaaaataacgtaaagaaacTTCTGGAACATGAGGGGAGTCTATGACGGGCAGGTAGGACATTGTGAGGATTAAACCGTAAAGATTTCTTTACCCGTGGACAAAGTCTGCCCAGCTAAACTAGTCAACACTTGCTTTTGCTTCCAATCAAttccaaattttattttctcacaAATCATTTGTGTCGGAAAGAGACGCGAACAATTACTCACCCAATTTACCCGTATTATATACTCCTAGAATCtatctttcaaattttatttcttaaacAAAAACTTGAATTTTATCTTAAAGTAcattattttcatgtttttattCGATATTCTGGCTCCAAAActaatgtgtatatattttaattgaatattaaaGTTAttgttttgaattataattttatgaatttaaattttgattacaatttttattcataattaatgcaatttaaatttgataccttttctttatattttacaAACACCTCAAGATATgaaaacttaaaatttatataaatcagATAAGAAagtaatcaaaaaattatacagTATATACTTTAAAACACACCTCAAAATTCCCAGACTCAACTAAATACAGGGCGAGTGACAAATAAGAATGCACGAACCATCGTAGTCGTGATTAGAGATAAgttcaaaaaatctgaaatctgaaTCCGATTGATctgaaaaaaaatctgaaaaactcgataaaaaaAAACCCGGTCTAGCCCGGCCCGGTCCAAAGGCCTTAAACAGGTctagtattttcaaaaaaatccggatttttgaaaaatcccaactttttataactaaaccaggcctagtatttttggaaaaacccggcccgatctggttttaaaaaaatccaaatttttttgGTCAGGTCGGTCTGGATCGGCCCCGagatcttttgtgcatctctgACTCGTGAGCCATAGTTTACAGTATGTAGTAATCAGCCTTGGTCAAGCATAAATACAGTTCAATTCATGTTACGCATATATTTTTGTCCAATAGTCTGACCTCGCCACTAAATGCTTGACTTGacttgttaatttattttgacTTGCGAACCAAAATACGGGTTAGCTAGGCGTACCTGAACGCTTAGTTTACACATGTACCGGTGCTCAGGAATACTGAGAAAAGCTAAGAGAAAAAAACATACCTGCCACTCCTTGAGGCCTTGTTCACTGTCTGGACTGGATCTCTTTACGGCAACCAGCATGCCAACACCAACCCTAGACGGAGCTAAGGTCGTCGGGTCAACCCAACCCTTAAAAACCCGGCCGAAACCACCCTCTCCGACCACACTATCAGGTCTGAAGTGCCTGGTTGCACTCTTCAGTTCCCCCAAATTATACATCTTCAAATTCGGCCTCACAATCATGCCTGTGCTGTCTACTACTTGACCCGGGAAAATATCAGCATCAGTATCATCATCTTGTTTGTTGGGTGGACTCGTTGCCTTGCCTCGCTCTTGAGCTTTAGCATTGGAAACTGAACATACACATTAAAGTATTACTGTTAAGTTGATGCATGAATAACAGCTTTGGGCCGGGTGTCctgggacaacagaggataaacccaccacttgggatatccaatcgtgctcagcTTATGGTTTAGTTAATTACCTGATGCAGTGCGAAGCTTGTAGGCCGCGGAGAAACTAGTTACTGGAGTTGGAAAGCAGTTGCccatctctctctatatatatgtagCTTCTGACTAGAGAGAGCAGCTAGCTCCAGGGGTTGGAATAACTGCCTTTTTTCTGGAGTTTATGTTGGTCTTTTAAGTGAAAAATATGGATTGTTTTGTTTTGTGGGGATACACGAGGTTTCTGGGAACAAGTAGCAGAGGAAAGAATGGGAGAAATGGTTTTTGTGGTTTGCGTGTGAAAAGATCACACACTTTGTGATGCATGAAATTCACTCTTATGTTTTAAACAAAGGATTGCTCGGTCCGCTCTTTTGACTTTTTCTATTATTAATGTTTCTTCCTTGCTTATTTTCTCTTTCCCGGCGACAAAGTCATTTGTTGGATAGGGGGTGAGCAAAATCAGACCGAACCGACCAGGCCAAATTATCAGGATTCagtccggttcggtccataaTAGAATTTCCGTTCggaaaaaattagaatttcggTCCTCGATGAGTCGGTCTATTGGGTTCGGTCCGattttggaccgaaccgaccgaatgctcacccctagttgGAATTTGGATAGTACGAGCTAGGGTGGAGAAACAAccgaaaaaaatcaaaatcgaaCCAAAACTTGTATAAACCGATTAAAATCAAACTGAAAAAAATAGAGCCGcaaccgaaaattaaaaaccatGGGTTTGGTTCTGGTTTTTGGTTAAAaccaaattagaaaaaaatcgaaacgaaccgattattaaagtacaagtgattgacactttgcaccccttatgtttaggtgctttttcaatttggtctctaacaattttttttggcagtatgcaccctaaagtttgaaaagcgcttcgctttgcaccttTTTGACCACTCTTcatttaattgaccgttaaagttaataGATGTGgagttttcactttgcaccccacaattttaattttttttcatgagtattttgaaatatttttttattatattaatatttagggTGCTCCAAAGCTTCTCAATTTCATCTGGAAACTGGTCACCATGTCGCCATGTCATATATAGGGATggcagttttacccgacccgatggatacccgacccgttccgatccgattgggtctacccgaacccgatttttttggatctggatcttatttttagacccgaaagagtttggatctggatctggatctcaggtattccgaaccgagacccgacccgaaacccgaaacccgatataaacccgatccgaacccgaaacccgataaaaacccgatacaaaatattatatatatatatatatatatatatatatatatatatattatgtgtttaatGTAAAGTGTACGTATTGAAATATTATGGATTATTAggtatgaatattaaaattttacttaatttatattcatttcatcaatatttttctcaGTTATCGTGcattaaaaatctaaatataataaaaatataaaatataaatgataagttgaatgattgtatacagttaagttaacatgtttcacgtgtttattgtattagatgaaacttgtaaaaccctttttatgttcctaaattttaaaaaaatcaatcatcacatttttttttatggatatatatactttttaatatttaattaattttattttttaaatacccgaattagacccgaacccgaaccgaaacccgaaaaaacccgacggatcggatctggatcttcattttccagatccggacccgaacccgaaccgacccaaaatataatggatcgggtctggatctcaaaaaacccgacccgacccgacccgttgccatccctagtcATATAGTAAAGGCTTTTCAATAACCTTTCACTCCATCCAGGGAGCCATGCATGTTAAAACTTGATGTTGTGCAATTATATCAACAGCATCAAGTTGTCTTTGTATGATCTCCTCACAAAGAAGCTGGCTCAGATCAGGATGATCTTTTGCGAGTTTGCATGAAAGTTTGTATTGGAACTGTTGGTACGAGTCAGGAAGGTTACCAACAACAGCAGCTCGATAACTTCCCGAACCCTCGATGCCCTCCTCAACCCATTCCTGGTCGGAAAATGTTTTAAGCATCTAAAGGGCATCATCATGAATTTATCTAGATGGATCCATCACTTTGTAGAGGATAAGGCTCAATAGCCTCTGAATTTCACACTTCGGTATCTCTTGATGCATGTAGACTTCGGCCAAAACACTGAAGTATCCATTAGCTATAGCAGCATTAGAGTAGTAGCACTGAAAAATATAAGGGATTTACAACctccaaaatcagaaaaatCAGACAATAGAACAAGAAAGACTATTATGCATTAGCAATTGCGTATAGAAGTTCCTTTCATAAATTGTACTTCAGCACAATATTAGTGTATTTTGTTGATGAATAAAATATGTCATCCACACTTAAAGAACTACCGGAATATAAATCTGAGTATGCAGAAGCCATGGAGATGGAATATCCAAACATCAGCACCACCAAAAAAAAGTTGCAGGATATTGTTGAAAGAAAGTATCATATATATAACGAGATGCACATGTTTGGATCACTATATTTTACTCAGAAAAACGTTTAATGAGGCTAGCTTACTGAAGCTCAACTAATTAGGTCAAACACTTGATACATACGAACTGTGTGGCAGAAAAAGTCGCTATGCAATCTCCAATTAACTACCATTATAATTAGAATTACAGTACATAGGACAAATTTACCTAATCAATGCAAGTAGGAAAGAGGTCCAAATTAATCAAACAAATAAGAAACTAATGAAAAACCGTATAAGTATTGAGTACATGTTCCAGCTTCTTTACTTCTTTGTTTCTCATCTGCTCATCCTTAAGTGTGTTAATAACTTTATGTCCTCGTGCAGCTGGGTCTGTCTTTGTAGTACATTGATCTCTTGATTATTTTTCAGTCTCTATTCCATTTATTTATATACGACGGTGGAAGTTTGACATTAGAAAGATCTAGTTAGtataacaaatttaatattaatataacaataattatattaatataacagtaacaaaattatatcaatgactcatgaaaaaatattaatataataaaaaaataattcaaaatactcaagaaaaaaaattaaaattgcggGGTGCAAAATGAAAACCccacatctgttaactttaacggtcaattaaatgGAGAGttgtcaaaggggtgcaaagcgaagcgctttcaaactttagggtgcatactgccaaaaaaaaattgtttgagaccaaatcgaaaaagcgtcTAAACataaagggtgcaaagtgtcaatcactcttaaAGTAattacacacatacatatagaGTAGCACTCCATCACATACCCTTTTATATGAAGTTACATAGAATACcactaaaaatatatacataatatatatatatatatatatatatatatatatattattttttataatataattacacattttgattattaaattgaaaacaagttatacaatttttttattccaaaaatcatctaaaattatgcatatctcaacatgattttataacaaaataataatcatccagaattattctattGTGGAATCAGTTtcaaaaataaacttttttcttcaaatttgagtgttaaattatttataatagatTTATGTTAtagtattctcaacttcttataagtatgttttgactttttacacaaacagtacaaataagtgcttgcAACGTATAGATCAAGAAGCCGGGTCTTTAAGTCCAGAACAAACACCCCTTAGGATTGCTAGGCTTCGACGGCTACATCCCTGATAAGGGAAGCCTGGGGTGAACATCTAGGGTTCATTTGTACAGATTTTCATGATAATAAATAGAGGTAGATATGTAAATTAATTTAAGATGGGTGCACTATTTACCTAGTATATTCTTGTTTCTAACACAGGATACGCCCATGTAAATTTCTGGGTTAGATGGTTTGCACAAATGGAAGGCGTACGCATGAGTAGGGTGGGCTACGACTGATTAGGTTTCTCTTGTATTCAACACTTCAAGGAAatggggtagttgttgtgctaTAAAATTCCTATGAACTTATTTAATAGCTCATTATCTTACTTGGGCTTGGTTGGAGTGTTTGGTGAAGGATTTAGGGTTTCAACACTAGAAGGGTGAATTCTGGAGGATGCATATGAAGGGCTTCAAGCCTGCAATGAAGGCCTTGTGAAGGCTTCAATGTGGTTAGCATTTCATCTGAAAGCATTACGGGGGTTACCCCTCAGTTGCGGTTTTCATTATGCGAAACCCTAATTTACGATTGCTAAAACTTCCTTTTGAGAGTTGCATGTTGGTAATAAAGACCCTGGGAAGGCTTCTGTATGGATGGGGCTTTATTTGGATGCATTAAAAGGGACAAGAGGTTATTTGTAATAGGGGCTGCCAATATGTAAAGTCTACATTACAACTGTCAAGACTTCAACTATAGGGTTACTGCCGCTAGACTGACAGACTCCTGCTCGAACTCTTATACCTATATTTTAGGAGCAATAATTAAAGAAGGATTAAGAGTTTATTCACTGGTATTTGTCTATTCAATTAAGATAAATATCATGGATATGGAGataattaatacatatatacaaatcaCTTGGATTTATTCGGATTTTACATGGAatatgaaggcttcaagtggtATACTTGAAGTAATCATCATGGGATAAGACCTTTATCCCACCTAATTTAATTGCAAAGGTTTAGACTTACAACTTCTACACTCTAGAAAGGACGTGTAACTTCTGTGACTATTAAAAAATCGAGCCGGGCTTATGGTTCGGTTCCAGTTATTGGTTAAAACCGAACAGAAAAAAATCGAACGAActgattatttaaataattatatatataatctataaaaaaatcaaatagtaTGTTACATTTGGCTGTAAGATTTAGAGGTATACATgaaataattttagaaaatttctgAATTTTGCATATGAATGTCTCTTGGCAGTAAGCATACATTGACAGACCGTTCCAGTGAGTTGTGAATGGTATATGAATCCATATATTCGGtaatatactactccctccgtttcaaattacatgtccacttaaAAAATTCACATGGTTTatgaaaagtggattttgagaaaaaagatgTGTATTAAGGCATTAATTGAACTTAATATGTGGTatatggttgatcttggaaatataaatttgaaatatgcgaaggagagttgattttggaaatataaatttacattgaaagttgaagtggacaagtattttgaaacaatattttttttctaaggtGGACATGtacattttgaaacggaggtgTTATACCCAAAAATCACTATGAAGACCCGGCTCATAAAAGAATATCATGATGGGCTCAAGATTGGACCAAGCCTAAACTAGCCATGTCAGTCAGAAGGGACCACTACAAGAAGATTGGGCGCGCCAAGTTGTAGCCTACAGAGGAAGATCGTCATTTGAAGGACAGAAGATGACATATTTtacctagggggacgcccttgggtATGTATATATCATACTGTTAATTTGTCGAAGACTCTACTTTGTAGTCTGAAGAGTTGCCCTCCTTAGGAGATAGAGAATAAAGATTAGAGGAGACCTTGCTCTGTAGTCTGACGAGTTGTCATTGTCAgggagcttgtggaaccttctcAAAGACACgccctggaaggctctatctctgtagtctggcgggttgtccctgtcggggagtagagaagcgtccttgcatttggggtaagccttggatgctcgagagtctacaaggccaaagactaggcctcatcgtattgggcccctttcaggaggaagacGGCAGAAGAGGAAACCTAATCTAATTAGGtttcttaggagaaagaactacgtacaGGCCAGTGAATAGAGTACGTAGGGACATCGTGGGTATAGGCAATTCTTGGGAACGAGAGGTGACAAGGCTGTCGcgtgcctatcaaataataaaatatctaacaaacctcctaactatgtagtagggtaagtcagagtcgatcccacagagacaaacgtatcaaacactagttattcTCGATTCAATCCA
This genomic window contains:
- the LOC108227601 gene encoding probable serine/threonine-protein kinase CST; this translates as MGNCFPTPVTSFSAAYKLRTASVSNAKAQERGKATSPPNKQDDDTDADIFPGQVVDSTGMIVRPNLKMYNLGELKSATRHFRPDSVVGEGGFGRVFKGWVDPTTLAPSRVGVGMLVAVKRSSPDSEQGLKEWQAEVKFLGKFSHPNLVKLLGYCWEDKEFLLVYEYMQKGSLESHLFRNGAEQLSWKTRLKIVIGAARGLAFLHTTEKQVIYRDFKTANILLDGDFNAKLSDFGLAKLGPINGNSHVTTGIVGTYGYAAPEYMATGHLYLRSDVYGFGVVLLEILTGRRVVDMNRPHRENNLVEWARPYLQKKSTLRRIMDPKLEHRYPLKAAFEAATLTLKCLESDPKNRPFINHVLNTLEQINTIDMSPKEAKTSNVL